agttacctcttctttgacaaatttgTTTCTAACCTCGGCAATATGGCGTTTCTTCTGCCTTACCGAATGGATGTTAGGATACAGGCTTAACTTGTGCACGATCACCTCTGGTGGAATACCTATCATATCCTCATGCGACCACGCAAAAGAGTCAacgttaaatttaagaaattctataaatccttacctgagctcggggtttaaTCCTTTCCCTAAATGGAACTTCCTCTCCAACAATTTCTCAAATAATGCGACTTGCATAAGTTCTTCCGCTATGGATTTGGTTGCGTCTGTTTCTTCTGGTACCTGGAAATATCTAGGTACATGATAGGATTCCGATGACTCCTCCCCCTTGTTGACTTCGTTTGGCTCGGGAGCAGgcgtcggttcctgtaattgctatgttgcatgctcctttcctttgctactggaaactgagaTCGCGTTCATCTACTTTGCCAccggttgatctcctcttatttgtttaattccctccggcattgggaatttcaaaagttgaTGGTATGTTGACAGTACAACCTTCATCTCATAATCcatggtcttccaagaataatattGTAGACTACATCGTCGTCTACTACTTCAAAAAGGGTCGTCTTCATTACCCCTTCGGCATTTGTGGGCAGTAGAATTTCCCCTGGGGTTTTCACGCTTGCTAAATTGAACCCGACGAGGAGCTTTGTGACCAGAATGATGCTTCTGGTTAGCTTGGCTTGTTCCAGCATTCTCCATTGGATAATATTAGTTGAACTCCCTAGGTtcaccaaaacacgtttaattttaaaatctaaaatattaaGAGAAATTATCAAGGCATCGTTGTGCAGTAGTAGGAGTGCGTCTGCGTCCTCCTCCGTGAAGGTGATATCGTCCTCGGTGACTTCCCAGAGTCTCTTTCTATGGGTCACCGATACCTTTGTCTTTTTCGATGCCGAAAAGATTACACCATTAATCTCATTTTCCCTGAAAATCATGTTATCGCTAGGCGAGGAGGATTTTTTCCTGCTTTTGAGGGTTCTGCGTTATCCCTGTTGCGACCGTAGTTATTCTAGCTCGGTCGCTTAAGAATTCTCTAAGATGGTTGTATTTCAACAATATCATTACCTCCTTGCGCAGATGTCTGCAATCCCCAGTCCGATGGCTATTGGTCCCATGGTACTCATACCATAGATTAAGATCTCTTTGATTGGGGTCGGA
The nucleotide sequence above comes from Nicotiana tabacum cultivar K326 chromosome 12, ASM71507v2, whole genome shotgun sequence. Encoded proteins:
- the LOC142167093 gene encoding uncharacterized protein LOC142167093, with amino-acid sequence MIFRENEINGVIFSASKKTKVSVTHRKRLWEVTEDDITFTEEDADALLLLHNDALIISLNILDFKIKRVLVNLGSSTNIIQWRMLEQAKLTRSIILVTKLLVGFNLASVKTPGEILLPTNAEGVMKTTLFEVVDDDVVYNIILGRPWIMR